Sequence from the Bacillus sp. es.036 genome:
ATTAATGACAGTTTGGCAGGCGATGTTTCAATTTAACCCAAATTCAACCGAACATTCGATCATTCGTGAGTTTCGAATGCCTCGATCTGTTGCCGACATCTTAATTGGCGCAAGTTTCGCAGTAGCTGGAGCGATCATGCAGGGAGTGACTCGAAATCCTCTTGCAGACTCGGGGTTACTTGGTTTAAATGCTGGGGCAACCTTGATGATTGCGCTTAGTTTTGCCTTTTTCCCGGGACTTTCCTATACCAACCTGATGTTATTTTCTTTCATTGGTGCTGGGATCGGGGCTGCACTTGTATTCGGTATCGGTTCTCTCTCTCGAAATGGTCTATCACCGATTCGTTTAGTCCTAGCAGGGGCTGCGGTTAGTGCACTTTTTACTGCAGTTAGTGAAGGCGTTGCCATACATTTTCAACTTTCACAGAATCTTGCCTTTTGGTTTGCAGGAGGCACAGCTGGTTTGAAATGGCCGCAAATTCAAATTTTATTGCCGTGGATCGTGATTGCGCTTATTGTGGCACTGTTTCTTTCGAAGTCTATTTCGCTACTCAGCCTTGGGGAAGATGTAGCTGTAGGTCTTGGGCAGCGCACAAAATGGATTAAAACACTTGCTGCAGTTGTTGTACTTGTACTTGCGGGAGCTGCCGTATCAGCAGTTGGTCCAATAGGGTTTGTAGGTCTTGTAATTCCTCATATTGCGAGGTTTCTTGTTGGAGTAGATTACCGGTGGATTGTTCCATGCTCGGCGGTTCTAGGAGGACTATTTATGATTGTTGCTGACATGGGAGCAAGGCTAATTAACGCCCCATATGAAACGCCGATTGGGGCGATTTTCGCTCTTGTCGGTGTCCCTTTCTTTCTATACGTAGCAAGACGTGAAGGGAGGGAGTTGTGATGAATATTGACTCTTTATTTCATGTACAGCGGAAAAGAAACCGCAGGCGCTATGTGATCATGGCCATTTTCCTCTTTCTTATCATTGCAACCTTTTTTATTAGCTTAAATACAGGGTTAACGAAATTAAGTCCTGGCGAGGTCGTGAAAACGTTGTTTGGCAGTGGTACAGAGAAGCAGTCATTAATCTTATTTGAATTTCGCTTGCCTCGAATCGTTATTGCCATTCTTGTTGGCGCTGGGCTAGCGGTATCTGGCTGTATCCTTCAAGGGATTTCACGTAATGCTCTTGCAGATCCAGGTATACTCGGAATCAATAGTGGGGCCGCTTTAATAGTTGTTCTATTTATCTCCTTTTTCCCGAAAACGACGGATGCCCCTATTCTCCTTATGCCGTTCCTAGCGTTAATTGGCGGGTGTGTCACGGCAATCGTCATTTATGCGCTTTCGTACAGCAAAAGAGAAGGGTTAATGCTTCAGCGATTAATTTTAAATGGGATTGCGGTCGCCGCCGGGATTAGTGCTCTTATCACCATCTTAACGCTTCGCATGGATCCGTTCGACTATCAGTTTATCGCTGTCTGGCTTGCGGGGAAGATCTGGGGGACAACGTGGGTTCATGTTCTGACGTTACTGCCTTGGATCATCGTTTTATTTACGTTCATTTTCTATAAAGCAAGAACGCTAGATGGATTAAACTTTGGTGAGAAGCTTGCGACTGGAATGGGAGTGAAGGTAGAGAAAGAGCGCTTCTTGCTCCTAGGTGCATCGGTGGCACTTGCGTCTGCCTGTGTGTCAGTTAGTGGAGGAATAGGTTTCGTTGGCCTTGTTGGTCCACATCTTGCTCGACAGTTAGTCGGAAATGATCACCGATTCCTATTGCCGTTGTCAGCTCTTGCTGGTGGTCTTGTTCTTTTAGTAGCGGATACGATTGGCCGAACAATTCTAGCACCATCTGAAATTCATGCTGGTATTATGGTTGCGATTATAGGAGCTCCATACTTTTTATATTTACTTGCTAGAGCAAAAGCTTAGGAGGCGAACGATGTGAAGAATGAAATTTATGATGTGACGATCATTGGCGGAGGGCCAATTGGGTTATTTACAGCTTTTTATAGCGGTATGCGTGAGCTTAAGACGAAAGTCATTGAATACCTTCCGCAAGTTGGTGGGAAAGTGACCTACTTCTATCCTGAGAAAATTCTACGAGACATTGGAGCGATTCCAGGCGTCTCCGGAGCTGATTTGATTAAGCAGCTTGAAGAACAGGCGAGCACATTTGATCCAACAATGGTGTTTGGGGAACGAGTAGACGATCTTGAGCGAGCAGAGGACGGAACCTATATCTTAACGAGTCATAATGGAGAAAAGCATTACACGCGGACCGTTATTTTAGCGATTGGACATGGGACGCTTGGGGTGAAAAAGCTTCCAGTTGATGGTGCGGAGTATTTTGAAGGAAAGAACCTCTACTATGCCGTGGATCGTGTAGAAAGCTTCAGAGGCAAGC
This genomic interval carries:
- a CDS encoding FecCD family ABC transporter permease; its protein translation is MSKKVEPMADTIENQLAVQSRPVTAMLILVAGSVGLILSLGLSIALGAADIKLMTVWQAMFQFNPNSTEHSIIREFRMPRSVADILIGASFAVAGAIMQGVTRNPLADSGLLGLNAGATLMIALSFAFFPGLSYTNLMLFSFIGAGIGAALVFGIGSLSRNGLSPIRLVLAGAAVSALFTAVSEGVAIHFQLSQNLAFWFAGGTAGLKWPQIQILLPWIVIALIVALFLSKSISLLSLGEDVAVGLGQRTKWIKTLAAVVVLVLAGAAVSAVGPIGFVGLVIPHIARFLVGVDYRWIVPCSAVLGGLFMIVADMGARLINAPYETPIGAIFALVGVPFFLYVARREGREL
- a CDS encoding FecCD family ABC transporter permease, giving the protein MNIDSLFHVQRKRNRRRYVIMAIFLFLIIATFFISLNTGLTKLSPGEVVKTLFGSGTEKQSLILFEFRLPRIVIAILVGAGLAVSGCILQGISRNALADPGILGINSGAALIVVLFISFFPKTTDAPILLMPFLALIGGCVTAIVIYALSYSKREGLMLQRLILNGIAVAAGISALITILTLRMDPFDYQFIAVWLAGKIWGTTWVHVLTLLPWIIVLFTFIFYKARTLDGLNFGEKLATGMGVKVEKERFLLLGASVALASACVSVSGGIGFVGLVGPHLARQLVGNDHRFLLPLSALAGGLVLLVADTIGRTILAPSEIHAGIMVAIIGAPYFLYLLARAKA